The nucleotide sequence CGCCGTAGGGGACGGCCCCGGGATCAGACCCCGACGGGTCGAGCGTCACGCTGCCGGTCTTGAAGTCCGCGACGAGCACCGCATCGTGCGGGAAGTACACCCCCGCTCGGAGCGTCACGAGGTACTGGTCCACGTCGATTTGATGCGAGAGCGTGCACAACTGCGGGGCCTGGTAGAGCCGCTCGCAGGTGCGGTAGTCGGGCACGCGCGTGGTGATGCTTCCGGGGACGGTCGTGGTGGTGGCCGTGCAGTCGGAGAACTCCGGAGCCAGCGTGGCGAGATTGTTGAGGGTGTCGTCGGTCTGCACCCACACCGGGTCGCTGCGCATGTCAGGGATCGAGAGCAGGCGGCTGTCGATGATGGTGCGATAGGCCTCGCCCGGGTACGACGGCTGCGTCTCGAGGATCGCCTGCGTGTCAGTGCCGAGCGTCTGCATCGCGGCATCGTTGCCATAGGTGCTCGTGTAGGTGCTGAAGTCCCCGGTCGCGCCGGGGAACAGCTCGCTGGCGGGGATCGACTGGGGCGCGGCGCCGTTCGGGTACAGCGTGATGTTGCCCTGGCTGTCGGCGGTGGCGATGTCGGGCGACGGCACGAACGCCTGCCCGGCGCTCTGGCCATGGGCGGCGGCGTCACTGATCGGATCGGCGAGGTGTTGGGCGAGCGCGGTAGTCGCGGGCACCCAGTAGACGGCGGCCGAGAGCAGGAACGCAAGCGGGCGCGCGAGCCAGGGGCCGCGCAGGAACGACATCAGTCCGTGCTCCATGGCTCGCCCCTAGAACGTGGCGCAGCAGTCGTGCCAGCGCCACAGGACGTAGATCGCGTCCTCGCCCACCCCCGGTATCACGCGCCACTCGCCCCATATAAAGGTGGTCTGTCCGATCGGGTGGCTGCCCGCGGTCGTGCGGCTGCGGGTTTCGGTGGTGGTGTTCCCCGCGGCGTCCGTGGCCTCGGCCGTGTAGGTGAACGAGTCGCCGGCCTCGGGGACCGGGAAGAACATCGACATGCGGTACTGGGACTTCGGGAACATCGGCTCGATGCGGCCGCGACAGAGGGCGTCGTCGCCGAGCGTCCGCCAGGCGAGCCCACGGCGGTGCAGGCCGGCGACCGCGCGCGTCGCGAGCAGGCTCGTGTTCTCGGGCATGGAGCCGGCCGCGAAGTCGATCCCGGAGATCGGATAGATCGTCCCCCACGACCCCGCACACCACCACAGCGACTCGATCGGCCGGCCGACCGCGGCGGCGGCCGCATCGGCGGCGCAGGCCGCGATCGCGAGCGGATTGGCGACGGCGGCCGACTCGGGGTTGACGAAAAAGGCGATCAGCTCGTCGCTCCAGCTCGGGTCGAGCTCGGACATGTAGGCGAGATCGAGGTCCATGTAGGCGTCGGGGTTGCAGCGCTCCTCGACGAACAGGTCGAGCATCACAACGAGCGGGAAGGTGTAGTAGTGGAAGTGGTAGAACCCGGTGTCGCCCGCGTCCCAGTCGCCCTCGCCCGACGTCCCCTGCTGGCGCCAGTCGCTGAGCGGCAGCTTGATGCCACCCAAGGTCG is from Sulfurifustis variabilis and encodes:
- a CDS encoding TraU family protein is translated as MCARAIALFILTIWSCLAAANMPAMTDDPSCPDGNVISGRLITDLCWSCMFPIRVAGVSLGGDPSNVPSGAASGSLCVCDDALGVPQPGFIVSMWEPAKLIELVRAPGCSATLGGIKLPLSDWRQQGTSGEGDWDAGDTGFYHFHYYTFPLVVMLDLFVEERCNPDAYMDLDLAYMSELDPSWSDELIAFFVNPESAAVANPLAIAACAADAAAAAVGRPIESLWWCAGSWGTIYPISGIDFAAGSMPENTSLLATRAVAGLHRRGLAWRTLGDDALCRGRIEPMFPKSQYRMSMFFPVPEAGDSFTYTAEATDAAGNTTTETRSRTTAGSHPIGQTTFIWGEWRVIPGVGEDAIYVLWRWHDCCATF